In Gemmata obscuriglobus, a single genomic region encodes these proteins:
- a CDS encoding glycosyltransferase family 4 protein — protein MKARRLLTVGHSYVVALNRRLAHEMALAGRGTWEVTAVAPKFVYGDLRQIELEPYPGEACRLEPVAAYLSRWIHVMAYGRRVRALLREPWDLVHCWGEPYTLSGFQVARWAPAGAPFVFWTAQNLAKRYPLPFRWFERSVLRRADGWLACGQTTVDAQLGRDSGYDSKPHRVMPLGVDLDVFRPDPVSGAAVRRQLGWDVNGPPVVGYLGRFIGEKGLPLLTRALDMLSVPWRALFVGGGPLEIELRTWGQKYGDRVRVVTGVPHDRVPAHLAAMDVLAAPSQTTPRWKEQLGRMLIEAFACGVAVAGSDSGEIPHVIGDAGRVVPEADEAAWAVTLAELVENRNARDELAARGLERARTAFAWPVVAGQHLDFFNELLDRSRYNRG, from the coding sequence ATGAAGGCCCGTCGTTTGCTAACCGTTGGCCACTCGTACGTGGTGGCGCTAAATCGCCGGCTGGCGCACGAGATGGCCCTTGCCGGAAGAGGGACGTGGGAGGTGACCGCGGTCGCCCCGAAATTCGTGTACGGTGACCTTCGGCAGATCGAATTGGAACCTTATCCAGGCGAGGCGTGCCGGCTGGAACCGGTCGCCGCGTACCTGTCTCGCTGGATTCACGTTATGGCCTACGGCCGGCGGGTGCGGGCGCTGCTACGCGAACCGTGGGATCTCGTTCACTGCTGGGGGGAGCCGTACACGCTTTCCGGCTTTCAGGTGGCCCGGTGGGCGCCCGCCGGGGCGCCGTTCGTGTTCTGGACCGCCCAGAACTTGGCAAAGCGGTACCCGTTGCCGTTCCGGTGGTTCGAGCGGTCCGTTCTGCGCCGGGCGGACGGCTGGCTCGCGTGCGGCCAGACAACGGTGGACGCACAGTTGGGACGCGACTCGGGCTACGACAGCAAGCCGCACCGGGTGATGCCGCTGGGCGTTGACCTTGATGTGTTTCGGCCGGATCCCGTGTCCGGTGCGGCCGTCCGCCGGCAACTCGGGTGGGACGTTAATGGCCCACCGGTGGTCGGGTACTTGGGGCGGTTCATCGGCGAGAAGGGGCTTCCGCTTCTGACCCGGGCGCTTGACATGCTCTCGGTTCCGTGGCGGGCGCTGTTCGTCGGGGGGGGGCCGCTCGAGATCGAACTGCGGACCTGGGGGCAGAAGTACGGTGACCGCGTCCGGGTGGTTACGGGGGTGCCGCACGATCGGGTGCCCGCGCACCTCGCCGCGATGGACGTACTGGCGGCGCCGAGCCAAACCACGCCGCGGTGGAAGGAGCAACTCGGTCGAATGCTGATCGAGGCGTTCGCGTGCGGGGTTGCGGTCGCCGGCAGCGATTCCGGTGAGATCCCGCACGTCATTGGCGACGCCGGGCGCGTGGTTCCCGAGGCCGACGAGGCGGCGTGGGCTGTGACACTGGCCGAACTGGTCGAAAACCGGAACGCGCGCGACGAACTGGCGGCCCGCGGGTTGGAGCGGGCTCGCACCGCGTTCGCCTGGCCGGTCGTTGCCGGTCAACACTTGGACTTTTTCAATGAGTTGCTCGATCGTTCCAGGTATAATCGCGGTTGA
- a CDS encoding glycosyltransferase family 4 protein produces the protein MSDAAETTVVAPPQFVRVKRPRRLLSLAHSYVVGMNRRLAHEMSRVGGGSWEVVAAAPKYFDGSDLRPVRLELRADEPCRVVPLNAYFTRRPHLFLYGRQLRSLLREGWDAVHAWEEPYILAGGEVAWWTPRDSALVFRTAQSINKTYPLPFSLVERYAMHKAAGWICSGSLVEQTLSARRGYDKPRARIPLGVDTEAFRPDPEAGRNVLQKLGWAGGAPVIGYLGRFVPDKGLNLLTAALDEVPGEWRALFVGAGPSESQLREWASKYGDRVRICTDVTHDFVPAYLNAMTVLCAPSQTMPNWKEQFGRMVVESFAAGVPFIGSDSGEIPFVVRDSGLIVGEKDVAGWARAIGELIASPGQRRVLADKGLQRTRDEFAWPVVARQYLNFFERVLAEKRN, from the coding sequence GTGAGTGATGCTGCTGAAACGACTGTCGTCGCCCCTCCCCAGTTCGTGCGGGTAAAACGTCCCCGCCGGCTGCTCTCGCTCGCCCACTCCTACGTGGTCGGGATGAACCGCCGACTCGCGCACGAGATGTCCCGCGTCGGCGGGGGCTCGTGGGAAGTGGTCGCCGCGGCGCCGAAATACTTCGACGGCAGCGACCTCCGTCCGGTGCGGCTCGAACTCAGGGCCGACGAACCGTGCCGGGTCGTTCCACTGAACGCGTACTTCACCCGGCGGCCCCACCTGTTCCTGTACGGGCGGCAGCTCCGCAGCTTGCTGCGCGAGGGCTGGGACGCGGTTCACGCGTGGGAGGAGCCGTACATCCTTGCCGGGGGCGAGGTGGCGTGGTGGACCCCGCGCGACTCGGCCCTCGTGTTCCGCACCGCACAGAGTATCAACAAGACGTACCCGCTGCCGTTCTCGCTCGTCGAGCGGTACGCGATGCATAAAGCCGCGGGGTGGATCTGTAGCGGCTCACTGGTCGAGCAGACGTTGTCCGCCCGCCGGGGGTACGACAAGCCTCGCGCGCGCATCCCCCTGGGGGTCGACACGGAGGCGTTCCGGCCGGACCCAGAGGCGGGGCGGAACGTGCTTCAGAAACTCGGATGGGCGGGGGGGGCGCCAGTGATCGGCTACCTTGGCCGGTTCGTGCCGGACAAGGGGCTGAACCTGCTCACCGCCGCACTCGATGAGGTGCCCGGGGAGTGGCGCGCCTTGTTCGTCGGTGCGGGGCCGTCGGAATCGCAACTGCGCGAATGGGCTTCTAAATATGGCGATCGCGTCCGGATTTGCACGGACGTGACCCACGACTTTGTGCCGGCTTACCTGAACGCGATGACCGTCCTCTGCGCCCCCAGCCAGACAATGCCGAACTGGAAAGAACAATTCGGGCGCATGGTCGTGGAGTCCTTCGCGGCCGGCGTGCCCTTCATCGGTAGCGACAGCGGTGAGATCCCGTTCGTCGTTCGTGACAGCGGTCTGATTGTCGGTGAGAAGGACGTTGCCGGTTGGGCACGCGCGATCGGAGAATTGATCGCGTCCCCAGGCCAACGCCGCGTTCTTGCAGACAAGGGGTTGCAGCGCACACGGGACGAGTTCGCTTGGCCGGTTGTGGCGCGGCAGTACCTCAACTTTTTCGAGCGCGTCCTTGCAGAGAAGCGGAATTAG
- a CDS encoding glycosyltransferase, translating into MTRRWAIITGEYPTKSGGVADYTQLVARGLAAAGDTVTVFAPRYSGPTADDPGVTVVRLLDHFGPRGLIALDGQLARLRPDRILVQYVPHAYGYKALNLPFAAWVAARAPRIAPVWVMFHEVAFPFAWRYPHLILGAANAVMARLVAGGADRVLVSVPQWAERLRRLSPRARPGEWVPVPSNIPHVPRVPALKADGNFTIGHFGTYGAAVAPLLEPALARLLAPAGRVALLLGRGAGKFAGSFGDRHPALAHRVTAVGGLSGSGIAEHFHRCDMLLQPYIDGLSCRRGSAMAGLANGIPVVSNAGAATERMWAVEGAGCVALAPSASSDALAAEAEALIALPAGAREGVGQRGAELYHKRFSLENTLEVLRGRSAAG; encoded by the coding sequence ATGACTCGTCGTTGGGCGATTATTACCGGCGAGTACCCGACGAAATCCGGCGGGGTCGCGGACTACACCCAACTGGTGGCTCGTGGGTTGGCCGCGGCCGGGGACACTGTGACGGTGTTCGCGCCCCGGTACTCAGGGCCGACTGCGGACGATCCAGGTGTGACGGTCGTTCGGTTGCTGGACCATTTCGGCCCCCGCGGGCTGATCGCCCTCGACGGCCAACTCGCCCGGCTGCGCCCGGATCGGATACTGGTGCAGTACGTGCCGCACGCCTACGGGTACAAGGCGCTGAACCTACCGTTCGCTGCGTGGGTGGCGGCCCGGGCTCCCCGGATCGCACCGGTCTGGGTGATGTTTCACGAGGTTGCGTTTCCGTTCGCGTGGCGCTACCCGCACCTGATCCTCGGAGCCGCGAACGCGGTTATGGCCCGGCTCGTTGCCGGCGGGGCGGATCGAGTGCTCGTCTCGGTGCCCCAGTGGGCCGAGCGGTTGCGCCGGCTCAGCCCGCGCGCGCGACCAGGCGAGTGGGTGCCGGTGCCGAGTAACATCCCGCACGTTCCGCGCGTTCCGGCTCTCAAGGCGGATGGGAATTTTACCATCGGCCATTTTGGGACGTACGGGGCGGCCGTCGCGCCCCTGCTCGAACCCGCACTCGCACGCCTCCTCGCGCCCGCGGGACGGGTCGCGTTACTGCTCGGACGCGGCGCGGGCAAGTTCGCAGGTTCGTTCGGGGATCGGCACCCCGCACTGGCGCACCGGGTGACCGCGGTCGGGGGGCTGTCGGGCTCCGGCATCGCGGAACATTTCCACCGCTGCGACATGCTACTTCAGCCGTACATTGATGGGCTCAGCTGCCGACGCGGAAGTGCGATGGCGGGGCTGGCGAACGGTATACCCGTGGTGTCGAACGCGGGCGCGGCCACGGAAAGGATGTGGGCTGTTGAGGGGGCGGGATGTGTCGCGCTTGCGCCCTCTGCCAGTTCTGACGCCCTGGCGGCCGAGGCCGAGGCCCTGATCGCGCTGCCCGCCGGGGCGCGGGAGGGCGTCGGCCAGCGCGGTGCGGAACTGTATCACAAACGATTTAGTTTAGAGAATACGCTCGAAGTGCTTCGCGGTCGCTCGGCGGCGGGATAA
- a CDS encoding glycosyltransferase family 4 protein, giving the protein MSHPRVVHVTPALFGEGGVFGGAERYSLELARHMAKVVPTALVAFGDEPRRFTTPEGLRVRVLGPAWRVRGQAFNRFHSGVVRAVAGADVVHCHQPRMLASEVCALLARATGRRAFASDLGAGGWGFSSRLNTDGWFHGHLHISEYSRQVAGHVGRPGAGVIYGGVNTDLFAPDSSVPREPLVVFVGRLMPHKGVDVLIDALPGGMDLELIGRPYHERFFADLKRLAAGKRVTFRPDCGDDDIVRAYRRAACVVLPSLYRDCYGNESKVPELLGQTLIEGMACGAPGICTAVASLPEVVTDGETGFVVPPNDPSALRARLEFLRDNATAVGELGRAARTRVLNHFTWGGTVMRCLEAYAAG; this is encoded by the coding sequence ATGAGCCATCCGCGAGTGGTCCACGTCACCCCCGCCCTGTTCGGGGAGGGGGGCGTGTTCGGCGGCGCCGAGCGGTACTCGCTCGAACTCGCCCGCCACATGGCGAAGGTCGTGCCGACTGCCCTTGTGGCTTTCGGCGACGAGCCCAGGCGGTTCACCACCCCCGAAGGGCTCCGGGTGCGCGTGCTCGGGCCGGCGTGGCGGGTCCGCGGGCAGGCGTTTAACCGGTTCCACTCGGGGGTCGTGCGCGCGGTTGCGGGTGCCGATGTGGTCCACTGCCACCAGCCCCGCATGCTCGCCTCGGAGGTTTGCGCTTTACTCGCCCGCGCCACCGGGCGGCGGGCGTTCGCGTCCGACCTCGGCGCCGGGGGGTGGGGGTTCTCCTCCCGGCTGAATACGGACGGCTGGTTCCACGGGCACTTGCACATCAGTGAGTACAGCCGCCAGGTGGCTGGCCACGTCGGGCGTCCCGGTGCCGGCGTCATTTACGGCGGGGTGAATACCGACCTGTTCGCGCCTGATTCGAGCGTGCCGCGCGAGCCGCTGGTCGTGTTCGTCGGCCGGCTGATGCCGCACAAGGGCGTGGACGTCCTTATTGACGCGCTGCCCGGCGGGATGGACCTGGAGCTGATCGGCCGGCCGTACCACGAGCGGTTCTTCGCCGACCTGAAGCGGCTGGCGGCCGGCAAGCGGGTCACGTTTCGGCCCGACTGCGGGGACGACGACATCGTCCGCGCCTACCGACGGGCCGCGTGCGTAGTGCTGCCAAGTTTGTATCGAGATTGCTACGGCAATGAATCGAAGGTGCCGGAGCTGCTCGGCCAGACGCTGATCGAGGGAATGGCCTGCGGTGCGCCCGGCATTTGTACCGCGGTGGCCAGCCTGCCTGAAGTGGTCACGGACGGCGAAACCGGGTTCGTGGTGCCGCCCAACGACCCCTCCGCGCTCCGCGCGCGGCTCGAGTTCCTCCGGGACAATGCGACCGCAGTTGGCGAACTCGGGCGGGCCGCCCGCACGCGGGTGCTGAACCATTTCACCTGGGGCGGTACCGTGATGCGATGCCTGGAAGCCTATGCCGCAGGGTGA
- a CDS encoding glycosyltransferase family 4 protein, which yields MRVLIATQHLSIVGGVETYLRAVLPHLRARGFDVALLAEHGATDAGVGAGVPGVPVWVGPEAFREVVRWAPDVVYSQGLADTVLEAALADRFPTIFYAHNYHGTCVSGTKCHSRPRFEPCDRVLGLGCLAAYLPRGCGGRNPLTMLGLYRTQRRRRANVDRYRAVLVASRHMAAEYGRHGVSADRLRLLPLFPPDAVPDPEPPVPRRRSDRVLFVGRVTALKGLTHLIEAMPRACAELGRTLTLVVAGDGPALSAATTEATRFGVRVEFLGWVKADRRAAEMRAADVLAVPSVWPEPFGLVGVEAGCVGLPAVAFATGGVPDWLEPGVSGESAPGLHPNAEELASALVRILSTEAHWHQLRIGAWETAKRFSAEAHLSRLINVLRQAAT from the coding sequence ATGCGAGTTCTGATTGCGACACAGCATTTGAGTATCGTTGGCGGCGTCGAAACCTACCTTCGGGCCGTGCTCCCGCACCTCCGTGCGCGCGGTTTTGATGTGGCCCTGCTGGCCGAGCACGGCGCGACCGACGCGGGGGTGGGCGCGGGCGTCCCCGGGGTGCCGGTGTGGGTCGGGCCGGAGGCTTTTCGCGAGGTGGTGCGGTGGGCGCCCGACGTGGTGTACAGCCAAGGGCTGGCGGACACGGTGCTGGAGGCCGCCCTCGCCGACCGATTCCCAACCATATTTTACGCGCACAACTACCACGGCACTTGCGTGAGCGGAACCAAGTGCCACTCGCGGCCCCGGTTCGAGCCCTGCGACCGGGTGCTGGGGTTGGGGTGCCTCGCGGCGTACCTGCCGCGGGGGTGCGGCGGGCGGAACCCGCTCACCATGTTGGGCCTGTACCGGACCCAGCGCCGGCGCCGCGCGAACGTGGACCGGTACCGTGCCGTCCTCGTCGCCAGCCGGCACATGGCGGCCGAATACGGGCGGCACGGGGTGTCTGCGGACCGGCTACGGCTCCTGCCGCTGTTCCCCCCGGACGCCGTGCCCGACCCGGAGCCGCCCGTGCCGCGCCGGCGGTCCGACCGGGTGCTGTTCGTGGGCCGGGTGACCGCGCTGAAGGGGCTCACGCACCTGATTGAGGCGATGCCCCGGGCGTGTGCGGAACTGGGGCGAACACTCACGCTCGTGGTTGCCGGAGACGGTCCGGCGCTTTCAGCGGCGACGACCGAGGCGACACGTTTCGGGGTTCGGGTTGAGTTCCTGGGGTGGGTGAAGGCCGACCGGCGGGCGGCCGAGATGCGAGCGGCCGACGTACTCGCCGTCCCCAGCGTGTGGCCGGAGCCCTTCGGGTTGGTCGGTGTCGAGGCCGGCTGCGTCGGGCTGCCGGCTGTAGCTTTTGCGACGGGTGGGGTTCCGGACTGGCTCGAACCCGGTGTGTCCGGTGAGTCTGCCCCGGGGCTCCATCCGAATGCCGAAGAGTTGGCCTCGGCGTTGGTCCGTATACTCTCCACCGAGGCCCATTGGCACCAACTACGTATTGGCGCGTGGGAGACCGCGAAGCGATTCAGTGCTGAGGCGCACCTCAGCCGATTGATCAACGTACTTCGGCAGGCGGCTACCTAA
- a CDS encoding glycosyltransferase family 2 protein, with amino-acid sequence MAQVQAPTPTALQYSVVIVTYRRHEPLCDTLRALGPHIDPAVGEVLVIDQLPPGPLPADVLATPGLRYVSLDRPGMVPARNDGIRRARGEIVLFLDDDIVPLPGLIDGHLAAYRDPAVGGVAGRILDPGVEPAAEQPDPRSFDSRRGWEYATFDHTTPADVLTARGCNMSFRREILCRLGGFDRNIEIFRDDTDMSLRVIAGGWKVRFAPAAGLVHLSTPSGGTRQAKTSAGYWGREWGIYRQSFRHYRDNLYFLFRHLRGPARWSAVWRAYRGYVGLSRWPWRLAAKNAAFGLALLHATRMARRRRYQPCVLDE; translated from the coding sequence ACCGCCCTGCAGTACTCGGTGGTCATCGTTACCTACCGTCGCCACGAACCGCTGTGCGACACGCTGCGCGCGCTCGGTCCGCACATCGACCCGGCGGTCGGCGAGGTTCTGGTGATCGACCAGTTACCGCCCGGCCCTCTGCCCGCGGACGTCCTCGCCACGCCCGGGTTGCGGTACGTCTCTCTGGACCGGCCGGGGATGGTCCCGGCCCGCAACGATGGCATCCGCCGCGCACGCGGGGAGATCGTGCTGTTCCTCGACGACGACATCGTGCCGCTCCCCGGTCTGATCGACGGGCATTTGGCCGCGTACCGCGATCCCGCGGTCGGTGGCGTCGCGGGCCGTATTCTGGACCCCGGAGTTGAGCCGGCGGCCGAGCAACCCGACCCCCGGTCCTTCGACTCGAGGCGGGGCTGGGAGTACGCCACGTTCGACCACACCACCCCGGCCGACGTGCTGACTGCTCGGGGGTGTAACATGTCGTTCCGCCGGGAGATACTGTGCCGGCTCGGCGGGTTCGATCGTAACATCGAGATTTTCCGCGATGACACGGATATGTCCCTACGGGTGATTGCGGGCGGGTGGAAGGTGCGGTTCGCGCCCGCCGCGGGGCTCGTCCACCTGAGCACGCCGAGCGGCGGCACTCGCCAGGCGAAGACCTCCGCCGGGTACTGGGGGCGCGAGTGGGGTATCTATCGGCAGAGCTTTCGGCACTATCGCGACAACCTGTACTTCTTATTTCGCCACCTGCGAGGCCCGGCGCGTTGGTCGGCGGTCTGGCGTGCGTACCGTGGATACGTCGGGCTGTCGCGGTGGCCGTGGCGACTGGCGGCCAAGAACGCCGCGTTCGGCTTGGCCCTTTTGCACGCAACTCGGATGGCGCGTCGGCGCCGGTACCAACCATGCGTTCTGGACGAATGA